The following are encoded in a window of Streptomyces sp. Go-475 genomic DNA:
- a CDS encoding response regulator transcription factor, which translates to MADVIKVLLVDDHQVVRRGLRTFLEVQDDIEVVGEAADGAEGVDRAEELRPDVILMDVKMPGMDGVDALRRLRELDNPARVLVVTSFTEQRTVVPALRAGAAGYVYKDVDPDALAGAIRSVHAGHILLQPEVAGALLSQEEANSGPGRGGSLTEREREVLGLIADGRSNREIARALVLSEKTVKTHVSNILMKLDLADRTQAALWAVRHGVTG; encoded by the coding sequence GTGGCTGACGTGATCAAGGTACTGCTCGTCGACGACCACCAGGTCGTCCGCCGGGGCCTGCGCACGTTCCTCGAAGTGCAGGACGACATCGAGGTCGTCGGCGAGGCGGCCGACGGCGCCGAGGGAGTCGACCGGGCCGAGGAACTGCGGCCCGACGTCATCCTCATGGACGTCAAGATGCCGGGCATGGACGGCGTCGACGCCCTGCGCAGACTCCGCGAACTCGACAACCCCGCGCGCGTGCTGGTCGTCACCAGCTTCACCGAGCAGCGCACGGTGGTCCCGGCCCTGCGCGCGGGCGCCGCCGGCTACGTCTACAAGGACGTCGACCCCGACGCCCTCGCCGGAGCCATCCGCTCCGTCCACGCCGGGCACATCCTCCTCCAGCCGGAGGTCGCCGGCGCCCTGCTCTCCCAGGAGGAGGCCAACTCCGGCCCCGGCAGGGGAGGTTCACTGACCGAGCGGGAGCGCGAGGTGCTCGGCCTGATAGCGGACGGCCGTTCCAACCGGGAGATCGCCCGCGCGCTCGTCCTCTCCGAGAAGACCGTCAAGACCCACGTCTCGAACATCCTGATGAAACTCGACCTGGCCGACCGAACGCAGGCCGCCCTGTGGGCCGTTCGCCATGGCGTGACCGGCTGA
- a CDS encoding GAF domain-containing sensor histidine kinase, with product MSHGPRSGLAAVSSALLAMSRHLEVRDVLKTIVASARELLDAQYAALGVPDDHGGFAQFVVDGVSEEQWKAIGPLPRQHGILAAMLHEARAERLADVRKDPRFEGWPKAHPDLVDFLGLPIRDGEEVIGALFLANKNCKKPEGSCGFTQDDEELLGILAQHAAIALTNARLYERSRELTIAEERSRLAHELHDAVSQKLFSLRLTAQAAARLVDRDPSRAKGELQQVAALAAEAADELRAAVVELRPAALDEDGLVATLRTQIQVLDRAHSARVTFTGHGVKALPASQEEALLRVAQEALHNALRHSGADHVDVTLDRRDGGAVLRVTDDGNGFDPQAVRRAGRHLGLVSMRDRASGAGGTLTVESAPGKGTTIEMEVPGG from the coding sequence ATGAGCCACGGTCCCCGGTCCGGCCTCGCCGCGGTGAGCTCCGCGTTGCTGGCCATGAGCAGGCATCTCGAGGTGCGCGACGTCCTGAAGACGATCGTCGCCTCGGCCCGCGAGCTGCTCGACGCGCAGTACGCCGCGCTCGGCGTCCCGGACGACCACGGCGGCTTCGCCCAGTTCGTGGTCGACGGCGTCAGCGAGGAGCAGTGGAAGGCCATCGGCCCCCTCCCGCGCCAGCACGGCATCCTCGCCGCGATGCTGCACGAGGCCAGGGCCGAACGCCTCGCCGACGTCCGCAAGGACCCCCGCTTCGAGGGCTGGCCGAAGGCCCACCCGGACCTGGTCGACTTCCTGGGCCTGCCGATCCGGGACGGCGAGGAGGTGATCGGCGCGCTGTTCCTGGCGAACAAGAACTGCAAGAAGCCCGAGGGCAGCTGCGGCTTCACCCAGGACGACGAGGAACTGCTCGGCATCCTCGCCCAGCACGCCGCGATCGCCCTCACCAACGCCCGCCTCTACGAACGCAGCCGCGAACTGACCATCGCCGAGGAACGCTCGCGCCTGGCCCACGAACTGCACGACGCGGTCAGCCAGAAGCTGTTCTCCCTGCGTCTGACGGCCCAGGCGGCGGCCCGCCTGGTGGACCGCGACCCCTCCCGCGCCAAGGGCGAACTGCAGCAGGTGGCGGCCCTCGCCGCCGAGGCCGCCGACGAACTGCGCGCGGCGGTCGTCGAGTTGCGCCCAGCCGCCCTCGACGAAGACGGCCTCGTGGCGACCCTCCGGACGCAGATACAGGTCCTCGACCGCGCCCACAGCGCCCGCGTGACCTTCACCGGCCACGGCGTCAAGGCCCTGCCCGCCTCCCAGGAGGAGGCCCTCCTGCGCGTCGCCCAGGAGGCCCTGCACAACGCCCTGCGCCACTCCGGCGCCGACCACGTCGACGTGACCCTGGACCGCCGCGACGGCGGCGCCGTCCTGCGGGTCACGGACGACGGCAACGGCTTCGACCCCCAGGCGGTCCGCCGCGCGGGGCGTCACCTCGGCCTGGTCTCGATGCGGGACCGGGCGAGCGGCGCCGGGGGCACGCTGACCGTGGAATCGGCGCCCGGCAAGGGCACCACGATCGAGATGGAGGTCCCCGGTGGCTGA
- a CDS encoding SDR family oxidoreductase, whose translation MPVAIITGASKGLGRALAEALAGRGWDLVLDARGAEVLADAARAVSAHGTRVTALPGDVTDAAHRAQLVAAAWRLGGVDLLVHNASALGAEPLVRLEELPLDGLRRALEVNLVAGLGLVQEALPLLRASEAGAVVAVSSDAAAEAYETWGGYGASKAALDHLAAVLAVEEPGLRVWAVDPGDMATDLYAAAVPDDHEPRPEPAAVVPGFLRLLDERPASGRYGAPALVDGVR comes from the coding sequence ATGCCGGTTGCGATCATCACCGGGGCCTCGAAGGGGCTGGGCCGGGCGCTCGCGGAGGCGCTGGCCGGGCGTGGCTGGGACCTGGTGCTCGACGCCCGGGGCGCCGAGGTCCTGGCGGACGCCGCAAGGGCGGTCTCCGCGCACGGCACGCGCGTGACCGCCCTGCCCGGGGACGTCACGGACGCCGCGCACCGGGCTCAGCTGGTGGCGGCGGCGTGGCGGCTGGGCGGGGTCGACCTGCTGGTGCACAACGCGAGCGCGCTGGGCGCCGAGCCGCTGGTGCGGCTGGAGGAGCTGCCCCTTGATGGGCTCCGGAGGGCGCTGGAGGTGAACCTGGTGGCGGGCCTGGGCCTGGTCCAGGAGGCGCTGCCGCTGCTGCGGGCCTCGGAGGCGGGGGCCGTGGTGGCGGTCAGCTCGGACGCGGCCGCCGAGGCGTACGAGACGTGGGGCGGCTACGGGGCCTCCAAGGCGGCTCTGGACCACCTGGCGGCGGTGCTCGCCGTGGAGGAGCCGGGGCTGCGGGTCTGGGCGGTGGATCCCGGGGACATGGCAACGGACCTGTATGCGGCGGCCGTGCCGGACGATCATGAGCCGCGGCCGGAGCCGGCGGCCGTGGTGCCGGGGTTCCTGCGGCTGCTGGACGAGCGGCCGGCGAGCGGGCGGTACGGGGCCCCGGCTCTGGTGGACGGGGTTCGATGA
- a CDS encoding S-adenosylmethionine:tRNA ribosyltransferase-isomerase, producing the protein MTLAVRVPQELSARVPVEQRGPGLDRDAVRMLVSRGAEVAHHTFSELPRLLRAGDLLVVNTSATLAAAVDGWIDHARVVVHFSTRGDDGRWAVELREPDGRGTTRARAGGPAQTGVCLPGGVRLVLEEPLSGRSERLWWARVSGAGVPGLLREHGRPIRYAYTERDQPLSVYQTVFALPSGDGSGSAEMPSAARPFTARLVTELVSRGVRFAPVTLHTGVASAEAHEPPYPERFAVPEASAGLINATKAGDGRVIAVGTTAVRAVESAVGSDGTVRPRAGWTDLVVTPERGVRVVDGLLTGLHEPEASHLLMLEAVAGRAAIERGYEAALRGRYLWHEFGDVHLLVP; encoded by the coding sequence ATGACACTGGCCGTGCGCGTGCCGCAGGAGTTGTCGGCCCGGGTGCCCGTCGAGCAGCGGGGTCCCGGGCTGGACCGGGACGCCGTACGGATGCTGGTGTCCCGGGGTGCCGAGGTGGCGCATCACACGTTCTCGGAGCTGCCGCGGCTGCTGCGGGCCGGGGATCTGCTGGTGGTCAACACCTCGGCCACGCTGGCGGCGGCCGTCGACGGATGGATCGATCACGCGCGCGTGGTGGTGCACTTCTCCACCCGCGGGGACGACGGCCGCTGGGCGGTGGAGCTGCGGGAGCCGGACGGGCGGGGCACCACGCGCGCGCGTGCGGGCGGGCCCGCGCAGACAGGGGTGTGTCTGCCAGGGGGTGTGCGGCTGGTCCTGGAGGAGCCGCTGAGCGGGCGGAGCGAGCGGCTGTGGTGGGCTCGGGTGTCCGGGGCCGGGGTGCCGGGGCTGCTGCGGGAGCACGGGCGGCCCATTCGGTACGCCTACACGGAGCGGGACCAGCCGCTGTCCGTCTACCAGACGGTGTTCGCGCTGCCGTCCGGGGACGGGTCGGGCAGTGCGGAGATGCCGAGCGCGGCGCGGCCCTTCACGGCGCGGCTGGTGACGGAGCTGGTGAGCCGGGGGGTGCGGTTCGCGCCGGTCACCCTGCACACGGGGGTGGCGTCGGCGGAGGCGCACGAGCCGCCGTATCCGGAGCGTTTCGCGGTGCCGGAGGCGTCCGCGGGGCTGATCAACGCCACGAAGGCCGGGGACGGCCGGGTCATCGCGGTCGGCACGACGGCGGTACGGGCCGTGGAGTCGGCGGTGGGCTCCGACGGGACCGTGCGGCCGCGGGCCGGGTGGACCGACCTGGTGGTGACGCCGGAGCGCGGGGTCCGTGTCGTGGACGGGCTGCTGACCGGGCTGCACGAGCCGGAGGCCTCGCATCTGCTGATGCTGGAGGCGGTCGCGGGGCGGGCGGCGATCGAGCGGGGCTACGAGGCCGCGCTCCGGGGCCGGTACCTGTGGCATGAGTTCGGGGACGTGCACCTGCTGGTGCCGTAG
- a CDS encoding transglycosylase SLT domain-containing protein, which produces MPKNIFSRVQSRSLTRHHKIAMAGVATLGAVAIGVSAVPSGASTKTTTEAAQPAAVAFSTEQIKDVKASVTDQMAGASLKAEQIAAKKKADAAAAAKKKAAAEAAKKKAEAARKAKEAASRDAKRAQIKKAAAKSYPNNLDGWIRESLDVMKKHGIPGSYDGIKRNIIRESSGNPKAINNWDINAINGVPSKGLLQVIPPTFKAYHVPGTSWDIYDPVANITAACNYAADKYGSMDNVFGAY; this is translated from the coding sequence ATGCCCAAGAACATCTTCAGCCGTGTTCAGAGTCGTAGCCTGACCCGTCATCACAAGATCGCCATGGCCGGTGTCGCCACCCTCGGCGCCGTCGCCATCGGGGTCTCCGCGGTGCCGAGCGGCGCGTCGACCAAGACCACGACCGAGGCCGCTCAGCCGGCTGCGGTGGCGTTCAGCACCGAGCAGATCAAGGACGTCAAGGCGAGTGTCACCGACCAGATGGCCGGTGCGAGCCTGAAGGCGGAGCAGATCGCGGCGAAGAAGAAGGCCGACGCCGCGGCCGCCGCCAAGAAGAAGGCCGCCGCCGAGGCGGCGAAGAAGAAGGCCGAGGCCGCGCGCAAGGCCAAGGAGGCCGCGAGCCGCGACGCCAAGCGCGCCCAGATCAAGAAGGCCGCCGCGAAGAGCTACCCGAACAACCTCGACGGCTGGATCCGCGAGTCGCTCGACGTCATGAAGAAGCACGGCATCCCCGGCTCCTACGACGGCATCAAGCGCAACATCATCCGGGAGTCCTCGGGCAACCCGAAGGCGATCAACAACTGGGACATCAACGCCATCAACGGCGTCCCGTCGAAGGGCCTGCTGCAGGTCATCCCGCCGACCTTCAAGGCGTACCACGTCCCCGGCACCTCCTGGGACATCTACGACCCGGTCGCCAACATCACCGCCGCCTGCAACTACGCGGCCGACAAGTACGGCTCCATGGACAACGTCTTCGGCGCGTACTGA
- a CDS encoding FHA domain-containing protein produces the protein MPELVLESNGRTWTLDPSRSYTLGRDPQGDVVFDDARVSWRHATVSFNGRSWVIEDHGSTNGTFVQGQRIHQLELGPGSAVNLGNATDGPRLNLSGAAASVATPQAQPQQQPYAAQGANAGWAQQAPAQQAPPHQQPQAPQQQAQAGWQQQPQQPAAHIPQQQGPGGVAGAPPVYGDRSPTTFHQFSLGRVMRIGRALENELVVSDLQVSRHHAEFHAMPDGRMEIRDLGSHNGTYVNGQPIPKGGSQLLGPADVVGVGHSTFRIVGDRLEEFVDTGEVSFSARHLTVTVDGGKQILKDVSFGVPEKSLIAVIGPSGSGKSTLLKALTGYRPANQGEVLYDNRNLYKQFAELRQRIGLVPQDDILHKELTVKKALKYAAKLRFPADTTGAEREARIDEVLRELKLDIHKDKKVTSLSGGQRKRVSVALELLTKPSLIFLDEPTSGLDPGMDRDVMQLLRGLADDGRTVLVVTHSVAELALCDKLLVMAPGGSVAYFGPPEEALNFFGYDTWADVFSAFENYRDYDWAGRWKGSQHYQMYAADIDAVAPQSVQVAPMQAMKPPKPQGWMSQFVTLVRRYVSVIASDKGFLALMVILPAVLGAVSLLIDADRGLLPNPENPQTGRIIPNGTATTVLLILAVGACFAGAANSVRELIKERVIYERERATGLSRSAYLMSKVFVLGMITVLQGLLVGVIGFSSREIPEEGLVFGSATLLELSVPIMALGFTSMMFGLIISSLVKTAEKTMPLLVMFAIIQVVFTGCLFTLHGSIGVNQFSFLMPSRWAVAASGATLDFNKISPPETPGDTDPLWEHTVGAWAMDMGALLALGVICGFFVARFLRRHEPEVMRK, from the coding sequence GTGCCGGAACTCGTACTGGAATCAAACGGACGTACCTGGACGCTCGATCCGTCCAGGTCATACACCCTCGGACGTGATCCGCAGGGGGACGTCGTCTTCGACGACGCCAGGGTCTCCTGGCGTCACGCCACGGTCAGCTTCAACGGCCGCAGTTGGGTCATCGAGGACCACGGCAGCACCAACGGCACGTTCGTGCAGGGGCAGCGGATCCATCAGCTGGAACTCGGCCCCGGCTCGGCCGTCAACCTGGGCAACGCGACCGACGGCCCGCGCCTGAACCTCTCCGGCGCCGCGGCCTCCGTCGCAACGCCCCAGGCCCAGCCCCAGCAGCAGCCGTACGCAGCACAGGGCGCGAACGCGGGCTGGGCCCAGCAGGCCCCCGCCCAGCAGGCGCCGCCCCACCAGCAGCCCCAGGCCCCGCAGCAGCAGGCCCAGGCCGGCTGGCAGCAGCAGCCGCAGCAGCCCGCGGCGCACATCCCGCAGCAGCAGGGTCCCGGCGGTGTCGCGGGGGCACCGCCGGTCTACGGCGACCGCAGCCCGACCACGTTCCACCAGTTCTCCCTCGGCCGCGTGATGCGGATCGGCCGTGCCCTGGAGAACGAACTGGTCGTCTCCGACCTGCAGGTCTCCCGGCACCACGCCGAGTTCCACGCCATGCCCGACGGCCGCATGGAGATCCGCGACCTCGGCTCGCACAACGGCACGTACGTCAACGGCCAGCCGATCCCCAAGGGCGGCTCCCAGCTGCTCGGGCCGGCCGACGTCGTCGGCGTCGGCCACTCGACGTTCCGGATCGTGGGCGACCGGCTGGAGGAGTTCGTCGACACCGGTGAGGTGTCCTTCTCCGCCCGCCACCTGACCGTCACGGTCGACGGCGGCAAGCAGATCCTCAAGGACGTCTCCTTCGGCGTCCCGGAGAAGTCGCTGATCGCGGTCATCGGCCCGTCCGGTTCCGGCAAGTCGACCCTGCTCAAGGCGCTCACGGGCTACCGCCCCGCCAACCAGGGCGAGGTCCTCTACGACAACCGGAACCTCTACAAGCAGTTCGCCGAGCTGCGCCAGCGCATCGGTCTCGTCCCGCAGGACGACATCCTGCACAAGGAGCTGACCGTCAAGAAGGCCCTCAAGTACGCGGCCAAGCTGCGCTTCCCGGCCGACACCACGGGCGCCGAGCGCGAGGCCCGCATCGACGAGGTGCTGCGCGAGCTCAAGCTCGACATCCACAAGGACAAGAAGGTCACGTCCCTCTCCGGCGGCCAGCGCAAGCGCGTCTCGGTCGCCCTGGAGCTGCTGACCAAGCCGTCGCTGATCTTCCTGGACGAGCCGACCTCCGGCCTCGACCCGGGCATGGACCGCGACGTCATGCAGCTGCTGCGCGGCCTCGCCGACGACGGCCGCACGGTCCTCGTCGTCACCCACTCCGTGGCCGAGCTGGCCCTGTGCGACAAGCTCCTCGTGATGGCGCCCGGCGGCTCGGTGGCCTACTTCGGCCCGCCCGAGGAGGCGCTGAACTTCTTCGGCTACGACACCTGGGCCGACGTCTTCTCCGCCTTCGAGAACTACCGCGACTACGACTGGGCGGGCCGCTGGAAGGGCTCACAGCACTACCAGATGTACGCCGCGGACATCGACGCCGTCGCGCCGCAGTCCGTACAGGTCGCGCCCATGCAGGCGATGAAGCCGCCGAAGCCGCAGGGCTGGATGTCCCAGTTCGTCACGCTCGTGCGGCGGTACGTCTCCGTGATCGCGTCCGACAAGGGCTTCCTGGCGCTGATGGTGATCCTGCCGGCCGTGCTCGGCGCGGTGAGCCTGCTCATCGACGCGGACCGGGGCCTGCTGCCGAACCCGGAGAACCCGCAGACCGGCCGGATCATCCCCAACGGCACGGCCACCACGGTCCTGCTGATCCTCGCGGTCGGCGCCTGCTTCGCTGGCGCGGCGAACTCCGTCCGTGAGCTGATCAAGGAACGGGTCATCTACGAGCGGGAGCGCGCGACCGGCCTGTCCCGCTCGGCGTACCTGATGTCGAAGGTGTTCGTGCTCGGCATGATCACCGTGCTGCAGGGCCTGCTGGTCGGCGTCATCGGCTTCTCCAGCCGGGAGATCCCGGAGGAAGGGCTCGTTTTCGGCAGCGCGACGCTGCTGGAGCTGTCGGTGCCGATCATGGCGCTGGGCTTCACGTCGATGATGTTCGGCCTGATCATCTCGTCGCTGGTGAAGACCGCCGAGAAGACCATGCCGCTGCTGGTGATGTTCGCGATCATCCAGGTCGTCTTCACGGGCTGCCTGTTCACGCTGCACGGCTCGATCGGCGTCAACCAGTTCTCGTTCCTGATGCCGTCGCGCTGGGCGGTCGCCGCCTCCGGCGCCACGCTGGACTTCAACAAGATCAGCCCGCCGGAGACGCCCGGCGACACCGACCCGCTGTGGGAGCACACGGTCGGCGCCTGGGCCATGGACATGGGCGCGCTGCTCGCCCTCGGTGTGATCTGCGGCTTCTTCGTGGCCCGCTTCCTGCGCCGCCACGAGCCCGAGGTCATGCGCAAGTAG
- a CDS encoding streptophobe family protein, giving the protein MGGATGVGGARNDVRVPWGDVLMSAVAAVSWALIGMAGTAALGLRLLEADTAGSLGSMTAAVVALAAGGSVTPSGDVSAFGLTSAEADTAIEITPLGVSLVGAVLLSYFFLRSLRAAGVVVSPAELLARAGASVALFVTMLGGLAWAGHDVITIDGGSLGLDDVTGGGGGGSGGVELPGLGDIGGLLPDRLGDLVDARASVGFTVDTAPTLLGGLCWSAGILAIALLASRRTPLPRGWEAVHRVVRPAVSAVVTVLLVAVAAGLAAAGYAAIGDDHPRRIAGAALLGAPNGVWLGIPIGLLVPWDGRATGELTRFLPDPLDDLLTVGSDQPVTLGRLAELDGRVWLLGVAAASMMLLAGVLTAARTPVGGGGAGAVGWGAGGREAGGQEAGGRGVVGGQGVEAGYARSAGPWGSGGNGGSGGSGVLGGSGGSRGSGSSSGVRGSGAVGFAARCALRLGVATALALPLLAWLTEVSVTASLSVLGFDAFGAGIDLHGHLGMALLLGAVWGVGAGAVGALLAWASGAAGRAAAPLARAEGLSGSGWPSRAGGTGSTGGVGGSGGVGQARASAAGSGAAGVGQAGPAAGVGHAGHGVGAGPPQAGPRSGAPRPPHGEEPGPYAPVTPYRPPNPATNPYLRVPEELREPEDARPPGEAALHDRPPWPGERPGRPRQPGGPPHPGEPRPSDDARPGGDSAGDGGSAEGRGFTGDGGSAEGLGSAEDGGSAEGLGSAEDGGSPEARSSSGHGGSPEARSSSGHGGSAGHGGSPEARSSSGHGDSPEARSSSGHGGSAGHGGSPEARSSSGHGDSPEARSSSGHGGFAGHGGSPEGHGSAGARDLYGAPTVARPVGPPPRGPRQPPGPRGGNGPPARPDDGPPPPPPPPPPPRKPRGGR; this is encoded by the coding sequence ATGGGTGGTGCCACAGGTGTCGGCGGGGCGAGGAACGACGTGCGCGTGCCGTGGGGGGACGTGCTGATGTCCGCCGTCGCCGCCGTGAGCTGGGCGTTGATCGGGATGGCGGGCACGGCGGCGCTGGGCCTGCGGCTGCTGGAGGCGGACACGGCGGGCTCGTTGGGGTCGATGACCGCGGCGGTGGTGGCTCTCGCCGCGGGGGGTTCGGTCACGCCGTCCGGTGACGTGTCGGCGTTCGGCCTCACGAGCGCCGAGGCGGACACGGCCATCGAGATCACGCCACTCGGGGTGAGCCTCGTCGGGGCCGTGCTGCTGTCGTACTTCTTCCTACGGTCCTTGCGGGCGGCGGGAGTTGTGGTGTCGCCGGCCGAACTCCTCGCGCGTGCGGGCGCGTCGGTCGCGCTGTTCGTGACGATGCTGGGCGGGCTGGCCTGGGCGGGGCACGACGTCATCACGATCGACGGCGGGTCGCTGGGGCTGGACGACGTGACCGGTGGGGGTGGCGGTGGCAGCGGGGGTGTCGAGCTTCCGGGGCTGGGGGACATCGGGGGGCTGCTGCCGGACCGGCTCGGCGACCTGGTCGACGCCCGTGCCTCGGTCGGTTTCACGGTCGACACCGCGCCGACGCTGCTCGGCGGGTTGTGCTGGTCGGCGGGGATCCTCGCCATAGCCCTGCTGGCCTCGCGCCGCACGCCGCTGCCGCGGGGCTGGGAGGCCGTGCACCGGGTGGTACGGCCGGCCGTGTCCGCGGTGGTGACCGTACTGCTGGTGGCGGTGGCGGCGGGGCTCGCCGCGGCGGGGTACGCGGCGATCGGCGACGACCATCCGCGACGCATCGCCGGGGCGGCGCTGCTCGGGGCGCCGAACGGGGTGTGGCTGGGCATCCCGATCGGCCTGCTCGTGCCGTGGGACGGGCGGGCGACCGGGGAACTGACCCGGTTCCTGCCGGACCCGCTGGACGACCTGCTCACGGTCGGCTCCGACCAGCCGGTGACGCTGGGGCGACTGGCCGAGCTGGACGGCCGGGTGTGGCTGCTGGGTGTGGCGGCGGCTTCGATGATGCTGCTGGCCGGGGTGCTGACGGCGGCGCGGACGCCGGTGGGGGGCGGCGGGGCCGGAGCGGTGGGGTGGGGGGCTGGTGGTCGGGAGGCTGGTGGTCAGGAGGCTGGTGGTCGGGGGGTCGTAGGGGGGCAGGGGGTGGAGGCTGGGTACGCGCGGTCGGCTGGTCCTTGGGGTTCTGGGGGTAACGGGGGTTCTGGGGGTTCTGGGGTTCTTGGAGGTTCTGGGGGTTCGAGGGGGTCCGGGAGTTCCTCGGGCGTACGGGGTTCGGGGGCCGTCGGTTTCGCGGCGCGGTGTGCGCTGCGGCTGGGGGTCGCGACCGCCCTCGCCCTGCCCTTGCTGGCGTGGCTGACGGAGGTGTCCGTGACGGCCTCCCTGTCCGTGCTCGGCTTCGACGCGTTCGGCGCGGGCATCGACCTGCACGGGCACCTCGGCATGGCACTGCTGCTGGGCGCGGTGTGGGGTGTGGGGGCCGGGGCCGTCGGGGCGCTGCTGGCGTGGGCGAGCGGAGCGGCGGGGCGGGCGGCGGCGCCGCTGGCCCGGGCGGAAGGGCTGAGCGGGAGCGGTTGGCCGAGCAGGGCCGGCGGCACGGGCAGCACCGGCGGGGTAGGCGGCTCGGGGGGAGTCGGGCAGGCGCGAGCATCGGCGGCTGGGTCAGGGGCGGCAGGTGTCGGTCAGGCAGGGCCGGCGGCCGGTGTGGGTCACGCCGGTCACGGCGTCGGTGCCGGGCCGCCCCAGGCCGGGCCTCGATCGGGCGCCCCGCGGCCGCCGCACGGCGAGGAGCCCGGGCCCTACGCGCCAGTTACGCCGTACCGGCCGCCGAACCCGGCCACCAATCCGTACCTCCGGGTGCCGGAGGAACTGCGTGAGCCGGAAGACGCACGGCCCCCCGGCGAGGCCGCCCTGCACGACCGGCCCCCGTGGCCGGGCGAACGCCCTGGCCGGCCCCGTCAGCCGGGAGGACCCCCACACCCCGGTGAACCCCGGCCCTCGGATGACGCACGGCCGGGCGGCGACTCCGCAGGGGACGGTGGCTCCGCAGAGGGCCGCGGCTTCACAGGGGACGGTGGCTCCGCAGAGGGCCTCGGCTCCGCAGAGGACGGCGGCTCCGCAGAGGGCCTCGGCTCCGCAGAGGACGGTGGCTCCCCAGAGGCCCGTAGCTCCTCAGGGCACGGCGGCTCCCCAGAGGCCCGTAGCTCCTCAGGGCACGGCGGCTCCGCAGGGCACGGCGGCTCCCCAGAGGCCCGTAGCTCCTCAGGGCACGGCGACTCCCCAGAGGCCCGTAGCTCCTCAGGGCACGGCGGCTCCGCAGGGCACGGCGGCTCCCCAGAGGCCCGTAGCTCCTCAGGGCACGGCGACTCCCCAGAGGCCCGTAGCTCCTCAGGGCACGGCGGCTTCGCAGGGCACGGCGGCTCCCCAGAGGGCCATGGCTCCGCAGGGGCCCGTGACCTGTACGGCGCACCCACCGTGGCGCGGCCGGTCGGGCCGCCGCCCCGTGGGCCCCGGCAGCCGCCCGGGCCGAGGGGCGGGAACGGGCCGCCGGCCCGGCCGGACGACGGGCCGCCGCCTCCACCGCCCCCTCCCCCGCCGCCGCGCAAACCACGGGGCGGGAGGTAG
- the serB gene encoding phosphoserine phosphatase SerB: MSASQTSSSDVPTLLVKIFGKDRPGITAGLFDTLAAYSVDVVDIEQVVTRGRMVLCALVTEPPPGLEGDLRATVHSWAESMKMQAEIISGLGDNRPRGLGRSLVTVLGHPLTAEATAAIAARITKTGGNIDRIFRLAKYPVTAVEFAVSGVETEPLRTALAIDAAKLGIDVAVVAAGLHRRAQRLVVMDVDSTLIQDEVIELFAAHAGCEDEVAEVTAAAMRGELDFEQSLHARVALLEGLDASVVDKVRSEVRLTPGARTLIRTLKRLGYQVGVVSGGFTQVTDDLKERLGLDFAQANTLEIVDGRLTGRVTGEIVDRAGKARLLRRFAAEAGVPLSQTVAIGDGANDLDMLNAAGLGVAFNAKPVVRQAAHTAVNFPFLDTVLYLLGITREEVEAADTVDTV, translated from the coding sequence ATGAGCGCTTCGCAGACCTCGTCCTCTGACGTCCCCACCCTCCTTGTGAAGATCTTCGGCAAGGACAGGCCGGGCATCACGGCCGGCCTCTTCGACACCCTCGCCGCCTACTCCGTCGACGTCGTCGACATCGAGCAGGTCGTCACGCGTGGCCGAATGGTGCTGTGCGCGCTCGTGACCGAGCCGCCCCCCGGGCTCGAAGGAGATCTGCGGGCCACCGTCCACAGCTGGGCCGAGTCGATGAAGATGCAGGCGGAGATCATCTCCGGCCTCGGCGACAACCGGCCGCGCGGCCTGGGCCGCTCCCTGGTCACCGTGCTCGGGCATCCGCTCACCGCGGAGGCGACCGCGGCGATCGCCGCGCGGATCACCAAGACCGGCGGAAACATCGACCGTATCTTCCGACTCGCCAAGTACCCCGTGACCGCCGTCGAGTTCGCCGTCTCCGGCGTGGAGACCGAGCCGCTGCGCACCGCCCTGGCGATCGACGCGGCGAAGCTCGGCATCGACGTGGCGGTCGTCGCCGCCGGTCTGCACCGGCGCGCGCAGCGCCTGGTCGTCATGGACGTCGACTCGACGCTCATCCAGGACGAGGTCATCGAACTGTTCGCCGCGCACGCCGGCTGCGAGGACGAGGTCGCCGAGGTGACGGCGGCCGCGATGCGCGGGGAGCTGGACTTCGAGCAGTCCCTGCACGCGCGCGTGGCACTGCTGGAGGGGCTGGACGCCTCGGTCGTGGACAAGGTGCGCAGCGAGGTGCGGCTGACGCCGGGCGCCCGCACCCTGATCCGCACGCTGAAGCGGCTCGGCTACCAAGTCGGCGTCGTCTCGGGGGGTTTCACCCAGGTCACCGACGATCTGAAGGAGCGGCTCGGGCTGGACTTCGCCCAGGCCAACACGCTGGAGATCGTCGACGGCAGGCTGACGGGCAGGGTCACCGGCGAGATCGTCGACCGCGCGGGCAAGGCCCGGCTGCTGCGCCGGTTCGCCGCGGAGGCGGGTGTACCGCTGTCGCAGACGGTGGCGATCGGTGACGGGGCGAACGACCTCGACATGCTGAACGCGGCCGGTCTGGGCGTCGCCTTCAATGCCAAGCCGGTGGTGCGCCAGGCCGCGCACACGGCGGTGAACTTCCCCTTCCTGGACACGGTCCTGTACCTGCTGGGCATCACGCGCGAAGAGGTCGAGGCGGCCGACACCGTCGACACGGTCTGA